Proteins found in one Serratia plymuthica genomic segment:
- a CDS encoding multidrug effflux MFS transporter: protein MTRQLSRQRLVYAVVLGLLAALGPLCTDLYLPALPEMAGELNTSTATAQLSLTAGLLGLGVGQLIFGPFSDKLGRMRPLLLSLILLLVASLWCALAPNIDQLLIARLLQGLAGAGGAVISRAIARDLYAGHELTRFFALLMLVNGLAPIIAPVLGGAMLQLMDWRGIFGVLAAIAILLFTLSSLKLRESLPVERRSQGGILAMLMSLGGLLTQRQFMGLCLTQGFVMAGMFAYIGASPFVLQQIYGLSPQMFSLCFAINGVGLIISAQLASRLSARWGERQVLKGGLTLAAVASLLLLLAGSLHAPLTLLLVPLFFSVAVIGIVGPTASSLAMQSQGDKAGSASALIGVCMFALGACSVPITGLGGTSSVSMALTIVGCYAIAIALFTLLVRKPQA, encoded by the coding sequence ATGACCAGACAATTATCCAGACAACGTCTGGTGTACGCGGTGGTGCTCGGCCTGCTGGCCGCACTGGGGCCGCTGTGCACCGATCTCTACCTGCCGGCCCTGCCGGAAATGGCCGGCGAGCTGAATACTTCCACCGCCACGGCGCAACTCAGCCTGACCGCCGGCCTGCTCGGGCTGGGCGTAGGCCAACTGATTTTTGGCCCCTTCAGCGACAAACTCGGCCGCATGCGGCCGCTGCTGCTGTCGCTGATACTGTTGCTGGTCGCTTCTCTGTGGTGCGCGCTGGCGCCGAATATAGACCAGTTGCTGATTGCCCGTCTGTTGCAGGGGCTGGCCGGTGCAGGCGGCGCGGTGATCTCCCGCGCCATAGCGCGCGACCTCTATGCCGGGCACGAACTGACGCGTTTCTTCGCCCTGCTGATGCTGGTGAACGGCCTGGCGCCGATTATTGCCCCGGTGCTGGGCGGCGCCATGCTGCAATTGATGGACTGGCGCGGGATCTTCGGTGTACTGGCGGCCATTGCCATACTGCTGTTTACTCTTTCGAGCCTGAAGCTGCGCGAATCGCTGCCCGTGGAACGCCGCAGCCAGGGCGGTATTTTGGCGATGTTGATGTCGCTGGGCGGATTACTGACCCAACGCCAGTTTATGGGTCTGTGCCTGACGCAGGGTTTCGTCATGGCCGGGATGTTCGCCTACATCGGCGCATCGCCCTTCGTATTGCAGCAGATTTATGGCCTAAGCCCGCAGATGTTCAGCCTGTGCTTTGCCATTAACGGCGTCGGTTTGATTATTTCTGCACAGCTTGCCAGCCGCCTGAGCGCGCGTTGGGGGGAAAGGCAAGTGCTGAAAGGCGGCTTAACATTAGCGGCCGTCGCCTCACTGCTGTTGCTGCTGGCAGGCAGCCTGCACGCGCCGCTGACGCTGTTGCTGGTCCCGTTGTTCTTCTCGGTGGCGGTGATCGGCATTGTCGGCCCGACGGCGTCGTCATTGGCGATGCAAAGCCAGGGCGACAAAGCGGGCAGCGCCTCGGCGCTGATCGGCGTGTGCATGTTCGCGCTCGGCGCATGTAGCGTGCCCATCACCGGGCTGGGTGGCACTTCCAGCGTGTCGATGGCGCTGACCATTGTCGGCTGTTATGCCATCGCCATCGCGCTGTTCACCCTGCTGGTGCGCAAACCGCAGGCGTAA
- the dacA gene encoding D-alanyl-D-alanine carboxypeptidase DacA, with the protein MKQVTSFRLIKSIALGSVIAMSAVSVAQADDVNIKTMIPGVPQIDAEAYVLIDYNSGKVLAEMNADARRDPASLTKMMTSYVIGQALKAGKIGPEDMVTVGQDAWATGNPVFKGSSLMFLKPGDRVPVSKLTRGINLQSGNDACVAMADYVAGSQDAFVNLMNTYVNKLGLQNTHFQTVHGLDAQGQYSSARDMALIGQALIRDVPDEYAIYKEKEFTFNNIRQMNRNGLLWDTSLNVDGIKTGHTDAAGYNLVASATEGQMRLISAVLGGRTYKGRETESKKLLTWGFRFFETVAPLKVGKEFASEPVWFGDADRVELGVDKDVYLTIPRGRMKDLKASYVLNTPEIHAPLAKNQVVGSINFQLDGKTIEQRPLVVMNEVKEGGFFSRIVDYIKLMFHHWFG; encoded by the coding sequence ATGAAACAAGTAACTTCTTTTCGCTTAATCAAGAGCATAGCGCTCGGCTCCGTTATCGCGATGAGCGCAGTTTCCGTTGCGCAAGCCGATGACGTTAATATCAAGACCATGATCCCAGGGGTCCCGCAGATTGATGCGGAAGCCTACGTCCTGATTGACTACAACTCCGGTAAAGTTTTGGCGGAAATGAACGCCGACGCACGCCGCGATCCGGCCAGTCTGACGAAAATGATGACCAGCTACGTCATCGGCCAGGCGCTGAAAGCGGGTAAAATCGGCCCGGAAGACATGGTTACCGTGGGGCAAGACGCCTGGGCAACCGGCAACCCGGTATTCAAAGGCTCCTCGCTGATGTTCCTGAAGCCGGGCGATCGCGTGCCGGTTTCCAAACTGACTCGCGGCATCAACCTGCAATCCGGTAACGACGCCTGTGTGGCGATGGCGGATTACGTAGCCGGCAGCCAGGACGCGTTCGTTAACCTGATGAATACTTACGTCAACAAGCTGGGCCTGCAGAACACCCACTTCCAGACGGTACACGGCCTCGACGCACAGGGCCAGTACAGCTCCGCGCGCGATATGGCGTTGATCGGCCAGGCGCTGATCCGCGACGTGCCGGACGAATACGCGATTTATAAAGAAAAAGAGTTCACCTTCAATAACATTCGTCAGATGAACCGTAACGGTCTGCTGTGGGATACCAGCCTGAACGTGGACGGTATCAAAACCGGCCATACCGATGCGGCGGGTTATAACCTGGTGGCTTCCGCCACTGAAGGCCAGATGCGCCTGATCTCTGCGGTATTGGGCGGCCGGACTTATAAAGGCCGTGAAACCGAGAGCAAAAAGCTGCTGACCTGGGGCTTCCGCTTCTTCGAAACCGTTGCACCGCTGAAAGTGGGCAAAGAGTTTGCGTCTGAACCGGTCTGGTTCGGCGATGCGGATCGCGTTGAGCTGGGCGTGGACAAAGACGTCTACCTGACCATCCCACGCGGCCGGATGAAAGATCTTAAAGCCAGCTATGTGCTGAACACACCGGAAATTCATGCGCCACTGGCGAAAAACCAGGTTGTCGGCAGCATCAACTTCCAGTTGGATGGCAAAACCATCGAGCAGCGCCCTCTGGTGGTGATGAACGAAGTGAAAGAAGGCGGTTTCTTCAGCCGCATCGTGGATTATATCAAACTGATGTTCCACCACTGGTTCGGTTAA
- a CDS encoding M20 peptidase aminoacylase family protein encodes MTSQLAEKIVAYRRELHQNPELSNHEFATTARLTRWLEEAGIRILPLGLKTGVVAEIGSGKGPIIALRGDIDALPIEEISGVPFSSQNSGVMHACGHDFHTSVMLGAAHLLKAREATLPGTVRIFFQPAEETFNGAQHLIDAGALDNVAAVFGLHNAPELPTGTFATRAGAFYANVDRFQILITGKGAHAAKPEQGVDTIVTASQIVNALQTLPSRSFSSLESLVVSVTRIEGGNTWNVLPQTVELEGTVRTHNEKVRLQVPDKIRQVINGVAASLGAQAELRWQPGPPAVVNDARWAAFSKTVAAEAGYRVEEADLQMGGEDFALYLHHVPGAFVSIGSASEFGLHHPRFNPDEQAIFPASQYFELLAERTLQQLATVPEKITSKA; translated from the coding sequence ATGACCAGCCAACTGGCCGAGAAGATCGTCGCCTACCGCCGTGAACTGCATCAGAACCCTGAGCTGTCCAACCACGAGTTTGCCACTACCGCACGCCTCACCCGCTGGCTGGAAGAGGCCGGTATCCGTATTCTGCCGCTGGGGCTGAAGACCGGCGTGGTCGCCGAAATCGGCAGCGGCAAGGGCCCGATCATTGCGCTGCGCGGCGATATTGACGCCCTGCCGATAGAAGAGATTTCCGGCGTGCCCTTCAGCTCGCAAAATAGCGGCGTCATGCACGCCTGCGGGCATGATTTTCATACCTCGGTGATGCTCGGCGCAGCGCATTTGCTGAAAGCTCGCGAGGCCACCTTGCCCGGCACGGTGCGTATTTTCTTCCAACCGGCGGAGGAAACCTTCAACGGCGCCCAGCATCTGATCGACGCCGGTGCTCTGGATAACGTGGCCGCGGTATTCGGCCTGCATAATGCGCCGGAGCTGCCGACCGGCACCTTCGCCACCCGCGCCGGCGCGTTTTACGCCAACGTCGATCGCTTCCAGATCCTGATCACCGGTAAAGGCGCGCACGCCGCCAAACCGGAACAAGGCGTAGACACCATTGTCACCGCCAGCCAAATTGTCAACGCGTTGCAAACCCTGCCCAGCCGCAGCTTTAGCTCGCTGGAGTCGCTGGTGGTGAGCGTGACGCGCATCGAGGGGGGCAACACCTGGAACGTACTGCCGCAGACCGTGGAACTGGAAGGTACGGTGCGTACTCACAACGAGAAAGTCCGTCTTCAGGTCCCGGACAAAATCCGCCAGGTGATTAACGGCGTAGCCGCATCGCTTGGCGCGCAGGCGGAACTGCGCTGGCAGCCTGGCCCACCGGCGGTGGTCAATGACGCGCGCTGGGCGGCCTTCAGCAAAACCGTCGCCGCCGAAGCCGGTTATCGGGTAGAAGAAGCGGATCTGCAGATGGGCGGCGAGGATTTCGCGCTTTATCTGCACCACGTGCCGGGCGCTTTTGTCAGTATAGGTTCAGCCAGTGAGTTCGGCTTGCACCATCCGCGCTTTAACCCGGATGAACAGGCGATCTTCCCTGCCTCGCAATATTTCGAACTGCTCGCTGAGCGCACGCTGCAACAATTAGCCACCGTGCCGGAAAAGATCACCAGCAAAGCGTAA
- a CDS encoding diguanylate cyclase, whose translation MYAPSVIDTRRSGLSFARRTYLPRIAGLGIGFLCVFSVLYSRQPALWTWGLLIFHGFIWPHVAYQWARRSAMPFKAETRNLLIDSFFGGLWAAMMAFNALPSVVILSMMGMNNIAAAGKTLFFKGLAAQLAGALTVSALLGFPFQPQSTPLQIYLCLPMIYLYPALLGLVTYRTAKRLAQKKQELLRISMRDGLTGLYNRRHWEHLLHHQFDSCRRYQHTATLILIDIDRFKTINDTFGHALGDEALAVLAEELLIGLRAVDIVGRYGGDEFGAVLPNTSAEQASIALLRIQERLNGIIFREAPQLRLNISAGIADYHGEMGGYLDWLKAADSALYRAKNNGRNRLELAVPGN comes from the coding sequence ATGTATGCACCATCAGTTATCGATACCAGACGATCCGGCCTGAGCTTCGCCAGACGTACCTATTTGCCACGCATCGCCGGCCTGGGAATCGGTTTTCTCTGTGTGTTCTCGGTGCTCTATTCGCGGCAACCGGCCCTCTGGACGTGGGGGCTGCTGATTTTTCACGGTTTTATTTGGCCGCATGTCGCCTACCAATGGGCGCGCCGCTCTGCCATGCCCTTCAAGGCGGAAACCCGCAACCTGCTGATCGATTCGTTTTTTGGCGGTCTATGGGCAGCCATGATGGCTTTCAATGCATTGCCGTCGGTGGTCATTCTGTCGATGATGGGCATGAACAATATTGCCGCCGCCGGCAAGACACTGTTCTTTAAAGGGCTGGCGGCGCAGCTGGCCGGCGCCCTGACGGTCAGTGCCCTGTTGGGTTTTCCCTTCCAGCCACAAAGCACGCCGCTGCAGATCTACCTCTGCCTGCCGATGATCTATCTCTACCCGGCACTGCTGGGGTTGGTCACCTATCGCACCGCCAAGCGGTTGGCGCAGAAAAAACAAGAGCTGCTGCGTATCAGCATGCGTGACGGCCTGACAGGGCTGTACAATCGCCGCCATTGGGAGCATTTACTGCATCACCAATTCGACAGTTGCCGCCGCTACCAACACACCGCGACCCTGATCCTGATAGATATCGATCGTTTTAAAACCATCAACGACACCTTCGGCCATGCGCTGGGTGACGAGGCGCTGGCGGTGCTGGCAGAAGAGCTGTTAATTGGCCTGCGCGCCGTGGATATCGTCGGGCGCTACGGCGGTGACGAGTTTGGCGCCGTGTTGCCAAATACCAGTGCAGAACAGGCCAGCATTGCGCTGCTGCGCATCCAGGAACGGTTGAACGGCATTATTTTCCGTGAAGCGCCGCAGTTGCGGCTGAACATCAGCGCCGGTATAGCCGATTACCACGGTGAAATGGGCGGCTATCTGGACTGGCTGAAAGCCGCCGACAGTGCGCTGTACCGGGCAAAAAACAATGGTCGCAACCGTTTGGAACTGGCGGTACCCGGCAACTAA
- the lipA gene encoding lipoyl synthase produces the protein MSKPIQMERGVKYRDADKMALIPVKTVVTERQELLRKPEWMKIKLPADSTRIQGIKAAMRKNGLHSVCEEASCPNLSECFNHGTATFMILGAICTRRCPFCDVAHGRPVAPDANEPEKLAQTIADMGLRYVVITSVDRDDLRDGGAQHFADCIAAIRAKNPTIKIETLVPDFRGRMDRALEILTETPPDVFNHNLENVPRVYRQVRPGANYEWSLKLLERFKEAHPHIPTKSGLMVGLGETNAEIVEVMRDLRRHGVTMLTLGQYLQPSRHHLPVQRYVSPAEFDEMKEEAMAMGFTHAACGPFVRSSYHADLQAKGMEVK, from the coding sequence ATGAGTAAACCAATTCAGATGGAACGCGGCGTTAAATACCGCGATGCAGACAAAATGGCGTTGATCCCGGTTAAAACGGTGGTCACCGAACGGCAGGAGCTGTTACGTAAACCCGAGTGGATGAAGATCAAACTGCCTGCCGACTCTACACGCATTCAGGGCATTAAAGCCGCCATGCGTAAAAACGGTCTGCATTCGGTGTGCGAAGAAGCTTCCTGTCCGAACCTGTCTGAATGTTTTAACCACGGCACCGCCACCTTTATGATCCTGGGTGCCATCTGTACCCGCCGCTGCCCGTTCTGCGACGTGGCTCACGGCCGCCCGGTCGCCCCCGATGCCAACGAGCCGGAGAAACTGGCCCAGACCATCGCCGACATGGGCCTGCGCTACGTGGTAATCACTTCGGTTGACCGCGACGATCTGCGCGACGGCGGTGCTCAGCACTTTGCCGACTGTATCGCCGCAATCCGCGCCAAAAACCCGACCATCAAAATTGAAACGCTGGTGCCGGATTTCCGTGGCCGTATGGATCGCGCGCTGGAAATTCTCACAGAGACGCCGCCGGACGTGTTCAACCACAACCTGGAAAACGTGCCGCGCGTCTACCGCCAGGTTCGCCCGGGCGCCAACTACGAATGGTCGCTAAAACTGCTCGAGCGATTCAAAGAAGCGCATCCGCACATCCCAACCAAATCCGGTCTTATGGTCGGCCTGGGGGAAACCAATGCGGAAATCGTTGAAGTCATGCGCGACCTGCGCCGCCACGGCGTCACCATGTTGACCCTGGGCCAGTACCTGCAGCCAAGCCGTCATCACCTGCCGGTCCAGCGCTATGTCAGCCCGGCAGAATTCGATGAAATGAAAGAAGAAGCGATGGCGATGGGCTTTACCCATGCGGCCTGCGGCCCGTTTGTTCGTTCCTCCTACCATGCCGATTTGCAGGCGAAAGGGATGGAAGTGAAGTAA
- the tatA gene encoding Sec-independent protein translocase subunit TatA translates to MEGISITKLLVIAVLVILLFGTSKLRTLGADLGAALKGFKKAVGDDTTPPPANTAESQSNPQSVEKKDQ, encoded by the coding sequence ATGGAAGGTATCAGTATTACCAAACTTCTGGTGATTGCGGTGTTGGTTATCTTGCTGTTCGGTACCAGCAAACTGCGCACCTTGGGTGCCGATCTGGGCGCTGCGCTGAAGGGCTTTAAAAAGGCCGTAGGCGACGACACCACTCCGCCGCCGGCAAACACGGCAGAAAGCCAATCCAACCCGCAGAGCGTCGAAAAGAAAGACCAGTAA
- the ybeD gene encoding DUF493 family protein YbeD — protein sequence MKTKLNELLEFPCSFTYKVMGLAQPELVDQVVEVVQRHAPGDYNPEVKPSSKGNYHSVSITINATHIDQVETLYDELGNIEIVRMVL from the coding sequence ATGAAAACTAAACTGAACGAACTGCTCGAATTCCCTTGCTCGTTTACCTACAAGGTAATGGGCCTGGCACAGCCAGAGCTGGTAGACCAGGTGGTGGAAGTGGTACAGCGCCATGCGCCGGGGGATTACAACCCGGAAGTAAAACCGAGCAGCAAAGGCAATTACCACTCCGTCTCCATCACCATCAACGCCACCCATATCGACCAGGTGGAGACGTTATATGATGAATTGGGCAACATTGAAATTGTCCGCATGGTGCTGTAA
- a CDS encoding TetR/AcrR family transcriptional regulator, with protein sequence MISTSDSRQAKAQARRDQIVDAAKICFRQHGFHAASMAEIAQGSQLSVGQIYRYFANKDAIIEEIVNRIIASKMRHLEDLGDHINLIAGTLAARAQFQQPGENETDHMLMLEVTAEATRNPVVAKMLSDAETRLFRHVCQNLQRMYPHFTEQEIAARVEFIAVLSEGTGYRILTTQKADVSLLNGLYQQAISHLFRKP encoded by the coding sequence ATGATATCCACCAGCGACAGCAGGCAAGCCAAAGCGCAGGCCCGCCGAGATCAAATTGTCGATGCGGCGAAAATCTGTTTTCGTCAGCATGGTTTTCACGCCGCCAGCATGGCGGAAATCGCCCAGGGTTCGCAGCTCAGCGTCGGTCAAATCTACCGCTATTTCGCCAATAAAGACGCGATCATCGAAGAAATCGTCAATCGCATCATCGCCAGTAAAATGCGCCATCTTGAGGATCTAGGCGATCACATTAACCTGATTGCCGGCACTCTGGCGGCCCGCGCCCAGTTCCAACAACCGGGTGAAAACGAAACTGACCATATGCTGATGCTGGAGGTCACCGCCGAAGCCACGCGTAACCCGGTGGTTGCGAAAATGCTCAGCGATGCGGAAACGCGGCTGTTTCGTCATGTCTGTCAGAATCTGCAGCGGATGTATCCGCATTTCACCGAACAGGAAATCGCCGCACGGGTAGAATTTATCGCCGTATTAAGCGAAGGCACAGGTTATCGCATCCTTACCACGCAAAAAGCCGATGTCAGCTTGCTGAACGGCTTGTATCAACAAGCTATCTCTCACCTGTTCAGGAAACCCTAA
- the rlpA gene encoding endolytic peptidoglycan transglycosylase RlpA, with translation MRKEWLWVGVVAVLLSACTSPTTEQQAPPQQPYNGPVVEIGGVEPQYEPYNPNNMQDYKVNGDTYRIVKDPQNFSQTGLASSYGEEARGNTTALGEPFDPNGLTAAHPTLPIPSYVRVTNLANGRQLVVRVNDRGPYTNGRIIDLSTAVADRLNLSNNTRVKVDFINVAPDGTLSGPGTIGTTVAKQSYALPSRPDLGSSSMGTPVQQEVPVASGAAVRPIDNSSLDTGDNAPAATTGNARTGFLGAPSQVPAGVLEGSEPEPAVSAAAIAAPVAATAAVAAGASSAGSYVVQVGALSSAERAQTWQQSLSRQFGVPGKVAASGGVYRVQLGPFGDRQQAAQLQQRLAAEAQQQSFVTAAP, from the coding sequence ATGCGTAAGGAATGGCTTTGGGTCGGCGTAGTGGCTGTGTTGCTTTCCGCCTGTACCTCCCCGACCACGGAACAGCAGGCACCGCCGCAGCAGCCGTATAACGGGCCGGTGGTGGAAATCGGCGGCGTTGAGCCTCAATATGAACCCTATAACCCTAATAACATGCAGGATTATAAGGTTAATGGCGATACTTACCGCATCGTGAAAGATCCGCAAAACTTCTCGCAGACCGGTCTGGCCAGCTCCTATGGCGAAGAAGCCCGGGGCAACACCACCGCGCTGGGCGAACCCTTCGATCCTAACGGCCTCACCGCCGCGCACCCTACGCTGCCGATCCCAAGCTATGTGCGTGTAACCAACCTCGCCAACGGCCGCCAACTGGTGGTGCGCGTTAACGATCGCGGGCCTTACACCAACGGCCGCATTATCGATCTGTCGACAGCCGTGGCCGACCGCCTGAACCTGTCCAACAACACCAGGGTTAAAGTTGATTTCATCAACGTGGCGCCGGATGGCACCCTGAGCGGCCCCGGTACCATAGGTACGACCGTCGCCAAGCAAAGCTACGCCCTGCCGTCGCGCCCGGACCTCGGTTCGAGCAGCATGGGGACGCCAGTGCAACAGGAAGTCCCTGTCGCCAGCGGTGCCGCAGTACGCCCAATAGATAACAGCAGCCTGGACACCGGCGACAACGCCCCGGCCGCCACTACCGGCAACGCGCGCACCGGTTTCCTCGGCGCACCAAGCCAGGTTCCCGCCGGGGTGCTGGAAGGTTCAGAACCTGAACCGGCCGTCAGCGCAGCAGCCATTGCGGCCCCCGTTGCCGCCACCGCAGCCGTTGCTGCCGGCGCTTCTTCCGCCGGGAGTTATGTCGTGCAGGTCGGCGCTCTCAGCAGCGCTGAACGCGCACAAACCTGGCAACAGAGCCTGAGCCGTCAGTTTGGCGTGCCTGGCAAGGTTGCCGCCAGCGGCGGCGTCTATCGCGTGCAGTTAGGCCCGTTCGGCGATCGCCAGCAGGCGGCCCAGCTGCAACAGCGCCTGGCGGCGGAAGCGCAACAACAATCTTTTGTCACTGCCGCACCCTAA
- the cspE gene encoding transcription antiterminator/RNA stability regulator CspE: MSKIKGSVKWFNESKGFGFITPEDGSKDVFVHFSAIASNGFKTLAEGQRVEFEITNGAKGPSAANVIAI, from the coding sequence ATGTCTAAGATTAAAGGTAGCGTTAAGTGGTTTAATGAATCCAAAGGCTTCGGCTTCATTACTCCGGAAGATGGTAGCAAGGACGTTTTCGTTCACTTCTCTGCCATCGCTAGCAATGGTTTCAAAACTCTTGCTGAAGGCCAGCGTGTAGAATTTGAAATCACGAACGGTGCCAAAGGGCCATCTGCTGCTAACGTTATCGCTATCTAA
- a CDS encoding GNAT family N-acetyltransferase, with protein MKVRTAVQADKDAIVALMTELDYAGTGAFIDARLAQLLAHPDEALLVATDDDDNEVLGILSLHFLPQLALAGDICRISYFCIDSHARGLGVGQSLLAEGEALARRRGCDRLEVHCHGSRERAHAFYRREGFLEVPKYFAKLLS; from the coding sequence ATGAAAGTGAGAACGGCGGTACAGGCTGATAAAGACGCCATTGTGGCGTTAATGACGGAGCTGGATTACGCCGGAACCGGGGCATTTATTGACGCGCGTCTGGCGCAACTATTGGCGCATCCCGATGAAGCGTTGCTGGTCGCGACCGACGATGACGATAATGAGGTGCTGGGGATTTTGTCGCTGCATTTCTTGCCGCAGTTGGCGTTGGCCGGAGATATTTGCCGGATCAGCTATTTTTGCATTGATAGCCATGCGCGCGGCCTGGGTGTCGGTCAATCCTTGTTGGCGGAAGGTGAGGCATTGGCCCGCCGGCGCGGCTGTGATCGCCTGGAAGTGCATTGCCACGGCAGCCGTGAACGGGCCCACGCGTTCTATCGGCGGGAGGGTTTTTTGGAGGTCCCTAAATACTTTGCCAAGCTATTAAGTTAG
- the lipB gene encoding lipoyl(octanoyl) transferase LipB, protein MTLLQPDKIILRQLGLQPYEPVSQAMHNFTDRRTNTTHDELWLVQHQSVFTQGQAGKAEHVLMPGDIPVVQSDRGGQVTYHGPGQQVMYVMVDLKRNKIGVRQLVTVIEDTVINTLAHFRIESRAHPDAPGVYVGEQKICSLGLRIRKGSSFHGLALNVAMDLSPFQRINPCGYAGMQMAQVSALVPGVGIEDVHPILVQEFVHLLGYSKVELRNWNLHDYE, encoded by the coding sequence ATGACTCTTTTGCAACCAGACAAGATCATTTTGCGTCAGCTGGGGTTGCAGCCCTATGAGCCTGTATCCCAAGCCATGCACAACTTCACCGATCGCAGAACCAATACCACGCACGACGAGCTGTGGTTGGTTCAGCATCAGTCCGTGTTTACTCAGGGCCAGGCCGGTAAAGCAGAGCACGTGTTAATGCCGGGTGATATTCCGGTTGTCCAGAGCGATCGCGGCGGCCAGGTGACCTACCACGGTCCGGGGCAGCAGGTGATGTACGTGATGGTCGATCTGAAACGCAACAAGATTGGCGTTCGCCAACTGGTCACGGTTATCGAAGATACCGTTATTAATACCCTCGCCCACTTCCGTATCGAATCGCGCGCCCACCCGGATGCGCCCGGTGTTTACGTGGGGGAGCAAAAAATCTGTTCGTTGGGTCTGCGGATCCGCAAAGGCAGTTCATTCCACGGCCTGGCACTGAATGTGGCCATGGATCTCAGCCCCTTCCAACGCATCAACCCTTGCGGTTACGCCGGCATGCAAATGGCGCAGGTCAGCGCGCTGGTGCCCGGCGTAGGCATAGAAGACGTACACCCAATCCTGGTACAGGAATTTGTTCATTTACTCGGCTACTCGAAGGTCGAGCTTCGTAACTGGAACCTGCACGATTATGAGTAA
- the crcB gene encoding fluoride efflux transporter CrcB, with protein MLSSLLAVFIGGGVGSVLRWVISMKMNPLNAHIPLGTLAVNLVGGFIIGLAIATFTRITHLDPTWKLLITTGFCGGLTTFSTFSLEVVYLLQDGRFAWALANMLLNLAGSLAMTLLAFMLVIWVNGQ; from the coding sequence ATGTTGAGTTCTTTACTGGCAGTCTTTATTGGCGGTGGTGTCGGCAGCGTGTTGCGTTGGGTCATCAGCATGAAGATGAACCCGCTTAACGCGCATATCCCCCTGGGCACGCTGGCGGTGAATCTGGTAGGCGGTTTTATCATCGGGTTGGCCATTGCCACCTTTACCCGCATAACGCACCTGGATCCCACCTGGAAACTGCTGATTACCACCGGTTTCTGCGGCGGTTTAACCACCTTCTCCACCTTTTCGCTGGAGGTCGTGTATTTGCTGCAAGATGGCCGTTTTGCCTGGGCGCTGGCCAATATGTTGCTCAACCTGGCCGGTTCACTGGCAATGACCCTGCTGGCGTTTATGCTGGTCATTTGGGTTAACGGACAATAG